In Drosophila miranda strain MSH22 chromosome Y unlocalized genomic scaffold, D.miranda_PacBio2.1 Contig_Y3_pilon, whole genome shotgun sequence, a single window of DNA contains:
- the LOC117194508 gene encoding death-associated protein kinase related-like, protein MFTEKGIFPIGDGLLDVDAERFNGLLVSHDINEIYEVEQTPFARGKFAAVRRAIHKNTGSHFAAKFLKRRRRAQSSDKEIKHEIAVLILCEGEENIVNLNAVHETRSDTALLLELATGGELQTILDNEECLTEAQASHCMREPQNILLAGERIEDGLKLCDFGISRVVCEGINVREMAGTPDYVAPEVLQYEPLSLLTDIWSVGVLTYVLLSGFSPFGGNTKQETFLNISQCALTFPDNLFGGVSPVAIDFIRRALRIKPNDRMSAAGCLEHVWLKDESSMDRQINGSSSSISKIPIATGKLLGSPISSTSTSTSTETTTAIHTLTSNGHGQSNTVCLSAKPTQIVTPTRRASDSDKENTYTATFVKKPQVQATIQLGSNGLDEFATVVATLTLFPDAPTTPKVIRKAPTGESHGSATSVKALVKKFQLEETLTYQPSRKLPRHQH, encoded by the exons ATGTTCACCGAAAAGGGAATCTTTCCCATAGGCGATGGCCTTTTGGATGTAGATGCCGAACGCTTTAACGGATTGCTCGTGTCGCATGACATCAACGAGATCTACGAGGTGGAACAGACGCCGTTTGCCAGGGGCAAATTCGCCGCCGTTCGCCGTGCCATTCACAAGAACACGGGCTCCCATTTCGCGGCAAAGTTCTTGAAGCGACGCCGACGCGCACAGAGCAGCGACAAGGAGATCAAACACGAGATCGCCGTCCTAATACTCTGCGAGGGCGAGGAGAACATTGTCAATCTGAATGCGGTGCACGAGACCCGTTCGGACACAGCCCTGCTGCTGGAACTGGCCACTGGTGGCGAGCTGCAGACCATACTGGACAACGAGGAGTGCCTGACAGAGGCCCAGGCCAGCCACTGCATGCGAGAG CCACAGAACATTTTGCTCGCCGGCGAGCGTATAGAAGATGGCCTCAAGCTCTGTGACTTTGGGATCTCGCGCGTTGTGTGCGAGGGCATCAATGTCCGCGAGATGGCCGGCACACCCGACTACGTGGCCCCCGAGGTGCTCCAGTACGAGCCACTCTCCCTGCTGACGGACATCTGGTCCGTGGGCGTTCTCACCTATGTCTTGCTCTCCGGCTTCTCGCCCTTTGGCGGGAACACCAAGCAGGAGACCTTCCTCAATATCTCGCAGTGTGCGCTCACCTTTCCGGACAACCTATTCGGTGGCGTCTCGCCAGTGGCCATCGATTTCATACGCCGCGCATTGCGAATTAAGCCAAACGATCGCATGAGTGCCGCTGGATGCCTGGAACATGTCTGGCTGAAGGATGAGAGCTCGATGGATAGACAAAT CAATGGGAGCAGTAGCAGCATCTCAAAAATACCCATTGCCACCGGGAAGCTCCTGGGAAGCCCCataagcagcaccagcaccagcaccagcacagaGACAACGACAGCCATACACACGCTGACCAGCAATGGACACGGACAGAGCAACACGGTCTGCCTGTCCGCCAAGCCCACTCAGATCGTGACACCCACACGTCGAGCCTCCGACTCGGACAAGGAGAACACATACACGGCGACATTTGTGAAGAAGCCCCAGGTGCAGGCCACCATCCAGCTGGGCAGCAACGGCCTCGACGAGTTCGCCACAGTGGTGGCCACCCTGACACTCTTTCCCGATGCGCCCACCACACCGAAAGTGATCCGCAAGGCACCCACGGGAGAGTCCCATGGATCGGCCACCTCGGTGAAGGCTCTGGTCAAGAAGTTTCAGCTGGAGGAGACGCTA acataTCAACCCAGCaggaagctgcctcgccatcaacactGA